The genomic stretch GTGGACGAGGCCGGACGGATCTGGAGCAGCGCCGGGGACGGCGTGCATGTCCTGACCCCGGACGGCGAGGAACTGGGCCGGATCGCGTTCCCGGAGGTCGTGTCCAACGTGTGCTTCGGCGGCCCGGACGGCACCACGCTGTACGTGACGGCCACCAGCGGCTTCTGGCGGATTCCCACCTGCACCCGCGCCCTGTCGTGGCACTGAACGCCGGACACTGACGATCCTCGCCCCAAACCGGGATGGGCTGGAGACCGACCGGAGCGAAGAGCACAGTAAATACACCGTTCCCCTCTTGGCCATGCACATATCGGCCTCGAGGGGAAGTTGGTGTCTCCGGTCTCAGGTTAAGATGCGGCCATGCGTATCCTGTCCCGGCTGCTGGTTGTGGTGGGCGTCATCGTGCTGATCGTGTCGGGCGTGCTGCTGGGCAAGGACGTGATCGATATCAATCAGCTGCACGCGGTGGCCAACGCCAACCGCAGCACCAATTTCCCCAGCCCGCTGAACAATGTCCTGATCACCTACGCCCTGTCCGTCGCCGGGGCGTTCCTGACCGGACTCGGGGTGAGCATGCCCAAGGGGCGCACCCGGCCGTAAGCGCCGCGTCCACGACTCAGCGCAGGGGCCGGCACCCGGTCAGGCGGAGCCGGCCTGTGGCGTTGTCGCGCAGCGTGGACATCTCGCCCTGGGTGGCCCACGTGACCTGGGCGTTCCGGAAGCTGCCGCCCGGGGTCAGGGACAGCGTGGTGGTCGCGCCCGCAAAGGTCACCACCGCCGTGTCGCCCATGGGCCGCACCTGGACGCGCACGCCGCCCTGACAGACGTACGTGACGCTGGCCGCTGCCATGCCGTCGGCACCGGCCGTGCCCAGCCCCACTGTGCCCAGGAACGAGGAGACGGCGATGCTCAGGGGAGCGGCAGCGCGGCGCAGCGAACCGGTCAGGACAGGGAACGACATTCCAGCAGCTTTCCACACCGCCGCCAGGCCAGGGTGAGGGCATGGTGACCGGCGTGGCGCCTCGGTCCTCATGAGCCGACCGACAGCGCGCGGCGCGGGATCCATCACGGCATGAGGTTCCGCATCCGGGCCGGCAGCAGGGCGGCACCGACCACTCCGAATTCCCGCACCTGCCCGCTGCCGTCGAGCCCGATGATCAGGGTCCAGCCGTCCCTCGGCCCGCGCTCGAAGGACGCGGTGCGCGTGTAGTACGTCAGCTCGCCGCTGGGCGTCAGGGCCTCCCGGAGCACCGCCGTCTCGGCACCGTAGGCCCGCTGGCCGCCGGTCCGGAAGGACTGGAACTGGCGATACGACCCCCACTGGGCCCTGACCGTGGGGGAGAACGACGCCCACACGGGCTCCAGCGTGCCGTCGTACCACTGCTGCGTCAGCCAGCGGGCCAGGGTCAGGCGGGCGTCCAGCTCGGGGGAACCGGTCTCGGAAGCGGCCGGCGCCCGGCGGGTGGACGCCTCGGTGGGGCGGGTGCTGGCCGGGGCGCTGGGAGCCGTTCCGGCGCGGCTCGCCGCTGACCCGACGGCGTCCGGCCGCTGCGCGTCCGCACCGGGGATCGCCGGAATGGTCGGCGGCAGGCCCAGGGGAGCGGCCGGCCGCTCCTGGGTTCCAGACGCGGCCGACGGAGTGGCGAGACGCGATCCATCCGGTACCGCCGGGACACGGACGCCCGCGACGGCGGTGGGGCGCGCGGCCACCTCTGAACGCTCCGGTGCGGCGGCCGGCGACAGCACCTGTACCAGGCTGCCGAGGTCACCGCCACTGACCACCAGTGCACTGAGCAGCGCCACCAGACCGTAGGCGACCGTCGCTGTAACCACTTCCCGAACCCTCATGCTGCCCCTCCCGCTGACCGTGTGTGCCCAGGCACCACCGTCCTGGCCGGTCACCGTGGTGCCTGCTCCGGCACTCGGCGCGTCTATCCTGCCGCGTCATGCGGCGGACAGCACGGGCACGGCTCACGTTCTGCCCGAACGCGTGTGGGCAGACGCAGGTCGGCGGGCGGCCAGCGGCGGTGCTGTGGCCCGCGCCTCAGTGTCCGAAGGCAGCCGAGGCGCCGAGGGGCGGGCGGGACTCCCCCAGCACCGGAGTCGTTCCCAGGCCCGGCTCGGTGCGGTGCAGAGCAAGCCACGCGGCCACGACACGCGGATCGAAGGCCCGGCCCGCCTCGTCCTGCAGGTAGGCGTTGGCTCGGGTCGCCGGCCACGGCTGGCGGTAGGCGCGTTCGCTGGTCAGGGCATCATAGACGTCTGCCACGGCCAGGATGCGGGCCAGCAGGGGAATCTGATCCCCGTACAGGCCATCCGGGTAGCCGGCACCGTCCCAGCGTTCGTGGTGCCAGCGCACCACGCCCAGTTCCTCGGGCAGCAACCCCAGGTGCTGGGCCCGTTCGACGCCGGCGGAGGGGTGCTGGCGCACCAGGGTCCAGTCCGCGCCGCTCAGTCGGCCAGGGTGGTTCAGGACGCCGGTGGGCACATCCAGCTTGCCCAGATCGTGCAGGATGCCGCCCTGCGTGATGACCCGCAGCGCCTCGGGGGAGCAGCCCAGGGCGCGGGCGAGGTCCAGGGCATACAGCGTGACCCGGTGGGCGTGTCCGGCGGTGTAGGGATCGTGCGCCTCGACCTGGGCGATCAGGGCCCGCACCGGAGCGCTGATCCCGGCAGCCAGCACCTCGTCGGGGTCGTTGTTCCACAGGCCCCGCACGGCCGCGCCCACGGGAACGTCGCGGTCACGGTACTGGGCGATCAGCCCGGTCAGCAGCGCGGCGCTCACGCCCACCAGCAGGACGTGGTAGACCCACCACGACAGCGTCCACGCGAGATTCAGCACGATCACCAGCTGCGCGAGCGCCAGCCAGCCTCCGGCGTAGACCACCGACAGCTGCAGGGGAAAGCGCGTGTAGCGCCACGACCTCCAGTACCGGGCGGCGGCCCACAGCCCCAGACCGACGGTCACAGCCAGAATGACGAGCCGCTCCGGAACGCCGGTGGGTGCCAGCACGCCGGCCACCTCTGGCATGAAGATCATGGTGCCCAGACCGATCAGCGCCGCCACCCACACGCCCGGCAGCCAGCCCCGGAGTGTCAGCACCGCCCGCACCACGCTGTTCGTGGCCGGCACGCTGGACAGCAGCAGCCACGCCGCCGCGAGCATGGCCCCCAGCTGCGCCGCCGCCGGCAGGGTCGCCGTGCCGTATTCGGCGTCCAGCGCAGAGGTGGCGGCCGCTCCGGTCATGTCCATGCCGCTGTGGCCGACATGCCCCATGACACCGACCTCGGGCGTGGCCAGACCATGGACGCCATAGACCAGACCCAGTGATCCGAAGGCCAGCGACAGCAAGATGACCTCGGCGTTGCGCTGGCGTACCCCCACCAGCCCCATCCAGACGGTCACGACCGCGGTGAAGGCCGCAGCCGCCAGCACCAGCAGCATGTGAACGCTCAGCAGTTCCAGCCGGGCATTGAGCACGGGCACGGCGAGCAGCAATGCCAGCAACAGCGCCGGGCCACCGATCCCGGCGACCAGGGGCCACCGTGCCCGCTGGACGGCCACGTCCCGGACAGGGGCCAGCGTCAGATCGGCCCGCATGGACGAATTCGGTCTCAACGGCATGCCGGCACGCTAGTGAACGCCTTCTGACATGCCTCTGACGATGCCGCTGCGCCACCCGCCGGCCAGAACACCGAAAACAGACGTCAGGCAGGGCCACCAGCTGCCGGGGGCACACCCGGTCGCCGCCGGGAGCCCCCCCATCGGGGGCAGGCCTGGATCTGTCGACGGGGCCTCTCAGCACGGCCGCCCCTGCGCCTCCGTGGCGCGGCGATGGCCCGTCACGCTCCGTGGCGGGGCACGGCGGCACCGCTCCTCGCGCGCGCAGTGTCCCAGGGCAGCATCCGTGTTCGCGGTGCCCTGGGGTCGTCGGTGCATCGGCCCACCTGCGGGAGATTCCGTGCTGCTCTGCCGGGTGCCAGACGTGCGGTTCATGGCGCCGGCCGTCGCGGTTGCGTACTCCCCGCTACTGGCCCTGTCCAGAACTCAGCCGAGCCGATCCACCGGCGGGCACGGCAGGGTGTGAACCTTCAGCTGGCACCACGATGACGGGGCGCAGGCCACGCGGCCCACGCCCCCGTCACCGTGCCGGATCACTCCAGCAGGCCGCGTTTGGCGGTCTCCTTGTCCTCCATGATCTTGCCCAGGATGAAGAAGGTGGGAGCCCAGTGGCCCACGAACAGGCCGTCGCGTTCCTTGTCACTGGAATCGCTCTGGAAGTACTGGCTGGCACTGAGGATGATTGAACCGACGCCGAGCAGGTACAGCACGTTGTGAATCTTCATGGTGACTCCTTTCCGCGCCGCGCCCACAGTGGGACGGGCACGTCTGCCTCCATGACACTCCGGCCCCCGGCGCGCAACGGTACGCTCCGGTACCCTGTGAGCTGCGCCTTCACCGATGGTGGCTGCTTGCGCTAGAACGCCTCCACAGCCACAATGGCCGGTCTGATCCTGTCCTCATACCTACTCGGCCAGATCGTTCAGGGCAGGTCAGTCTCGAAATCCGGGAGGTCGTCCAGGTATTCCCTGAGCCACGCCACCAGATTCGCCCGCGTATAGCCACCGGTCAGCAGGTACGAGGAATCGAGGTAGGCGGCCTTGTCCTCGGGGTCAATGTAGGCCTGCGTGTAGTTGTCGTAATTCCAGTTCCCGATGTACGAGAGCACGGCGGCGCTGGTGACGTCGGTCTCGTAGCCGTTGCTGGCGGTCAGGCGCGTGCAGCCCTCGGGCTTGCAGCCGTACAGGTACAGATAGACGTCCTCGCCATTCACCTTCAGCGTGATCGTCGGCCCGTCCTTGAGATCGCCCGGCCTGTAGGTCGTCGCGTACCCCGCCTGCTTCAGCACCTGCACGATCGTCTCGGGTTTCCCGTCCAGCACCTCGCCGGTGGCGGCCACGCCGGACGAGAGGAGCGACAGGGTCAGAGCCGACGCGAACAGGCGGGTCATGCCCCACGGTACGCCCGCCGCCTGACTCCCGCCTACTCCCCTGCCAGCCCCACCACCGCCTGCACCCGCCCCACCTGCCCCGAGGTCAGCTGTCGCGATCTGCTCCGCTTACAGAACATCCCTGCTGAAGCGCCGGGATGTTCTTCCACCTCCGCAGGCCGCTCCTCTCTTCTTCTCGCTCCGCTCGGGTTCGGCTTTGCCTCACCGAAGGGTTTGCACCTTGATCCCATGCGGATGCGACGGCGACCGCGTGAGCAGCGCCGCCACGACACCGCGTGTGAGGGTGCCGGTCGGCTGATCCTGCTTCTGCACGATGTCCACGGTCACGCCGGGCTGGATCTGGGAACGGGTGGGAGGCATGGGGAGAGGGTAACGCTGACAATGGCCTTGTAAGCCATTCCCCACATGCCACACCGCCGCCCAGCCCGCTACCGTACCCTTGTCCTGGGGGAGTGGTCTCAATAGGCAGGGCACCGGAAAAAACGATTGGATATCAGCCGGAAAGGCGGAAGCCTTGGGCGCAGGCCGAAAGGTCGGAGCGGGTTGCGGAAGCACCTATAGCGGCCCCGCAAGGGGTGGGACAAAGCAGCAAGGGAAGCGCGTTTCCTGAAAGCTCCAGCGCCATTCATGCGGGTTCGAGTCCCGTCTCCTCCACCAATAGGAACAGCCCTCGTCACATGGCGGGGGCTTGATTACCTACCCACACGCCCCGAACCTCCCCAGCGCAGTTCTCCCCTCTGCCGTTCCTCCCCTCTCCTCACTGCCACCCAGCGAGACGAAGTACCACCCGCCCGACGCGCCGTGATCGACGACTAGATAGTGTGTCCCGGCCCCCAGCGTGCGCGCCAGCGTCGGCCCCTTGCGGGCGGTGACGCCGTGCCCGCTGTACGGCGTGAACGGGCCGGTCACGCGGACTGCGCCCAGACCGTCCGGGAGGAACGTGGGGCGCGGCACGGGGCTGCCCAGGCCGGGGCCGACCAGCCACAGCTGCGGCTGGTACGCGCGGTCGCAGCGGGCCCCGACGAAGACGGTGGCGTCCAGCGGAAACGCGGCGGGGGTGGTCAGGGCGTACCAGTCCTGCGTGCCTGCCCGGCCCTGCGCCGTGATGACCTTCGACACGCGGGGCTGCGCGATCACGTACGCGGCGGCGCGCGTGCCGGAGCCGGAGTTGTACTGGGGCTGGTGGGCCAGCGCCGCCGGGGCGAGCAGCGCGGCCAGCGTGCAGGCCGGGAGTTTCATGCGGGCAGTGTGACGGAGCGGGGCGGTCGTGTCTGTGGGCACGGCGGATGTCCTCGCGTACCGGTTCCCCATCTGCTCCGGCCCTTCACGACGAACCGCCCCACACCAGCAGGGCGGCTCGCGTGGTCAGCCGTTGCTCCTACGCCTCAAACCTCCAGCGCCAGCTTATCCACATCATTTAACAGCGGCGTTCCGGCTGGGTACTCGCCGTTAAAGCACGCGAGGCACAGGCCGGGGCCGCCCACCGCCTCGCGGATGCCCTGCTCGCTGATGAAACTCAGCGTGTCCGCGCCGATCAGCGCGCGGATCTCCTCGGTGCTGTGCGTGCTGGCGACCAGTTCCTTGCGGGCGGCCGTGTCGATGCCGTAGAAGCACGGGTGCTTGATGGGGGGGCTGCTCACGCGGAAGTGCACTTCCAGCGCGCCGGCCTCGCGCAGCAGGTTCACGATCTGGCGGCTGGTGGTGCCCCGCACGATGGAGTCGTCCACGAGGATCACGCGTTTGCCCGCCACAGCGCTGGTGGGCGAGAGTTTCATCTTGACCTTCAGCTCCCGCGCTTCCTGCGTGGGCGCAATAAAGGTGCGGCCCGCGTACGGGTTCTTGTACAGGCCGTAGTCGAAGGGAATGCCGCTCTCACGGGCGTACCCGATGGCCGCGCCGATGCCGCTGTCCGGGACGGGCACGACGATGTCGGCGTCCACGGGGTGCTCGCGGGCGAGCTGGTGGCCCATGCGGATGCGGCTCTCGTGGGCGTCCACGCCGTCCAGGCGGCTGTCGCTGCGGGCGAAGTAGATCCACTCGAACGCGCAGGGCGTGGGTTTCTTCGGCTCGACCATCAGCGAGTGCAGGCCGGTGCGATCCACCCACACGAGTTCGCCCGGCTGCACGTCGCGCAGCAGCTTTGCGCCGACCGTGAACAGGGCGCACGGCTCGGACGCGATCACGTACGCGCCGTCGTCGCGCTGCCCGATCACCAGGGGCCGCACGCCGTTCGGGTCGCGGAAGCCCAGCAGCTGCGTGCGGCTCATCAGCACGCACGCGTACCCGCCCTTGAGTTCCTTCATGGCGGCGGCCGTCGCCTCGATCAGGTCGAGGTCGGCCTCCCGCGCGATCAGGTTCAGCATGACCTCGGAGTCGTTCGTGGTCTGGAACAGCGCGCCCTC from Deinococcus sp. AB2017081 encodes the following:
- a CDS encoding HD-GYP domain-containing protein, with the protein product MRADLTLAPVRDVAVQRARWPLVAGIGGPALLLALLLAVPVLNARLELLSVHMLLVLAAAAFTAVVTVWMGLVGVRQRNAEVILLSLAFGSLGLVYGVHGLATPEVGVMGHVGHSGMDMTGAAATSALDAEYGTATLPAAAQLGAMLAAAWLLLSSVPATNSVVRAVLTLRGWLPGVWVAALIGLGTMIFMPEVAGVLAPTGVPERLVILAVTVGLGLWAAARYWRSWRYTRFPLQLSVVYAGGWLALAQLVIVLNLAWTLSWWVYHVLLVGVSAALLTGLIAQYRDRDVPVGAAVRGLWNNDPDEVLAAGISAPVRALIAQVEAHDPYTAGHAHRVTLYALDLARALGCSPEALRVITQGGILHDLGKLDVPTGVLNHPGRLSGADWTLVRQHPSAGVERAQHLGLLPEELGVVRWHHERWDGAGYPDGLYGDQIPLLARILAVADVYDALTSERAYRQPWPATRANAYLQDEAGRAFDPRVVAAWLALHRTEPGLGTTPVLGESRPPLGASAAFGH
- a CDS encoding YbjN domain-containing protein, whose product is MTRLFASALTLSLLSSGVAATGEVLDGKPETIVQVLKQAGYATTYRPGDLKDGPTITLKVNGEDVYLYLYGCKPEGCTRLTASNGYETDVTSAAVLSYIGNWNYDNYTQAYIDPEDKAAYLDSSYLLTGGYTRANLVAWLREYLDDLPDFETDLP
- a CDS encoding YwbE family protein, with product MPPTRSQIQPGVTVDIVQKQDQPTGTLTRGVVAALLTRSPSHPHGIKVQTLR
- the purF gene encoding amidophosphoribosyltransferase; translated protein: MIFDLTSDKPQDECGVFGMYSPEPNDLAWFTYLGMFALQHRGQEAAGMCVSDGEKFHVEKDLGLVTQVFDERRLDSVRLANARVSIGHVRYSTTGSNLRFNAQPLTTRTNKGILGLAHNGNFVNAREVRKSMLMEGALFQTTNDSEVMLNLIAREADLDLIEATAAAMKELKGGYACVLMSRTQLLGFRDPNGVRPLVIGQRDDGAYVIASEPCALFTVGAKLLRDVQPGELVWVDRTGLHSLMVEPKKPTPCAFEWIYFARSDSRLDGVDAHESRIRMGHQLAREHPVDADIVVPVPDSGIGAAIGYARESGIPFDYGLYKNPYAGRTFIAPTQEARELKVKMKLSPTSAVAGKRVILVDDSIVRGTTSRQIVNLLREAGALEVHFRVSSPPIKHPCFYGIDTAARKELVASTHSTEEIRALIGADTLSFISEQGIREAVGGPGLCLACFNGEYPAGTPLLNDVDKLALEV